The following is a genomic window from Spirosoma foliorum.
GTAGAAGGCATCATCTGGTGGAATCTGCTGGATGGTACAGCTGCACCGGCTGCCATCAAACCCGATGGTAGCATCGTTCCCGGTGAGGATAAATGGAAAGGTGGCCTGTTGAACCGCGACTTCACCAAAAAGCCTGCCTACGATGTACTCGACCGGCTGATTAACAAAGAGTGGCGCACCAACCTAACCGTTACGCCAAAAAGTGATGCGGCCAGTTATCGCGGATTTTATGGGACGTATAAGCTGGTCACCCAGCGGAACGGAAAGAAATACGAGAAAGAAGTTCAGTTTCCCAAAAGCGGTTCCCGCACGCAAGTAGTAGTACTGGATTGAAAATTTAATGTAAAATGAGTAATGTAAAATTGATAATGCATTGTATATCAGTATGATAGTGCCTTGTTCGTTCACGGTTCATTATCCATTTTTCATTGCACATTATCCCTTTACCTAAGCCTATGCGTTGTCTGAGTTTGTTTTTTATGTTCGTTACGGTTCAAAGCCTGGCCCAATCGACTCGCTACGATTCGCTATGGAGTGACCCGACCATTGAAGCCCGGATTCAACAGGGTATCGAAACCCACCGAAAGGGTGATTTTACGCTGACACTAATTGATAAACAGGGTAAACCGATTCGAAAAGCAACCGTCGAAATTCGACAGACTGGCCATCTGTTTCAGTTTGGGGCTAACATCTTTATGCTAAAGGGGTTTCCGACGGCACAGGAAAACGAAAAATACGAGTCGTTTTTTAAGTCGATGTTCAATCTGGCTACGATTCCTTTTTATTGGAAAACGCTGGAACCTGAGCAAGGGAAACCGCGCTACACCGCTGATAGTAAACCCATTTACCGCCGACCGCCCACTGATGTAGCCCTCGACTTTTGTCGCCAGAATGCCATTACGCCACGCGGGCACACGCTTGTTTGGGACGAAGCTATGTTTGGCATTCCGGATTGGATGCCGACCGATACATCGAAAATGCAGCCGATTATCGAGAGGCATATCCAGGAACTGGGCCAACGGTACGGCGAAGCCATTAAAACCTGGGATGTAACGAACGAATTGCTCATTTCCCGTTATAAAGTGCCTATGCCATCGGACTACGCTAGTAAAGCATTTCGGGCAGCACAAGTGTATTTCCCTAAAAGCACACGGCTATTTATCAATGAAAATACACCCAGTTCCTGGCAGGCATATCGTCGGGAATTCACGCCCTATTACCTACTGATCGAAAACCTTAAACTGAAAGGCGCCCGCATTGACGGCATTGGGATGCAGTTCCATTTGTTTGAACAGCCCATGTTCGAT
Proteins encoded in this region:
- a CDS encoding endo-1,4-beta-xylanase, which codes for MRCLSLFFMFVTVQSLAQSTRYDSLWSDPTIEARIQQGIETHRKGDFTLTLIDKQGKPIRKATVEIRQTGHLFQFGANIFMLKGFPTAQENEKYESFFKSMFNLATIPFYWKTLEPEQGKPRYTADSKPIYRRPPTDVALDFCRQNAITPRGHTLVWDEAMFGIPDWMPTDTSKMQPIIERHIQELGQRYGEAIKTWDVTNELLISRYKVPMPSDYASKAFRAAQVYFPKSTRLFINENTPSSWQAYRREFTPYYLLIENLKLKGARIDGIGMQFHLFEQPMFDNTVKGLTHTPAELFRAMDLLGSFGVPLHVSEITFPTLPYNETGLQQQAKMARNFYRIWFSHPAIEAIIYWNTVDGTAVAGEDKWNGGLLNRDFSPKPAFTMLNDLINKEWKTSFKTSVTDSKPISFRGFYGDYTVKVTVGKKTIEQTFKLAKDQPTTVQLEL